One window from the genome of Candidatus Cloacimonadota bacterium encodes:
- a CDS encoding type II toxin-antitoxin system mRNA interferase toxin, RelE/StbE family: protein MEKFKILIKKSVEKDFSKLSKKDIQNILKLIESLSENPFPKKAKKLTASNKYRIRYRNIRILYKIENKILIIIIFKIAHRKDVYRM from the coding sequence ATGGAAAAATTTAAAATCCTGATTAAAAAATCAGTTGAAAAAGACTTTTCAAAACTATCAAAAAAAGACATTCAGAATATTTTGAAACTGATCGAATCACTATCTGAAAATCCATTCCCAAAAAAAGCAAAAAAACTAACAGCCAGTAATAAATATCGCATTCGATATAGAAATATTAGGATTTTGTACAAGATCGAAAACAAAATATTAATCATAATAATTTTCAAAATTGCTC
- a CDS encoding CopG family transcriptional regulator has translation MSHLTKRATVYFEPEIHHILKLKALETHRSISDIVDEALRLELAEDAEDIKAFAERENEEAISFEKLVLNLKKNGKI, from the coding sequence ATGTCTCATCTTACAAAAAGAGCAACTGTTTATTTTGAACCTGAAATCCATCATATTCTTAAATTAAAAGCATTGGAAACTCATCGGTCAATTTCAGATATTGTAGATGAAGCATTACGATTGGAACTTGCCGAAGATGCAGAGGATATAAAAGCATTTGCTGAACGAGAAAATGAAGAAGCAATTTCTTTTGAGAAATTGGTTCTGAATCTGAAAAAAAATGGAAAAATTTAA